Below is a window of 'Nostoc azollae' 0708 DNA.
TATATTACTACCTGAAGAATGTTTTACAAATAAGGAAGCATCAAGCGTACATTGTCTGCATCGCGTTCATCAACAATTACCATCTTAGACATATTGCGCTTTTTGTCAGCAGACTTGTGTTCAAGAAGGTGGTTTTTGAAAGCCTTGCGACGGACGATTTTACCTGTACCTGTGGCACGAAATCGCTTTGCCGCTGCTTTACGAGTTTTGAGTTTAGGCATGGGGATGGCTTTGATTCGACACAATCTCTCATTGTATACTAAGAGAACCTAATTTAAACAATTGAGAGTTAGTTTTTTAAAGCTGTGCTGACTTTCGGATCTAACACGATGCGTGAGCCGGTTCGATCTATATGATAAATCCAAGACGCTTGATTGACTCTCACAACGACTTCCCAACCGTTAATAGGGTCAAACTGTTGAGTACAGACTTCACCAAAGTTGAACACACATCCATTACTGAAAGTTTTCTGTGTAGAACGAATGATTCTTATAGCACGAGTTTGTAAGTTAGAACGTTGATAAGCATCAATCAAAGCTTTTTCAGCGATTTGTTCTGGTAGTTGAGAACCCTTAGAGGTAGTAATTTTTGGGTCAAGAACGATTTGTGAACCGGATTTATCTACATGATAAGTCCAAGATTCTCCTTTTACCTTCACAATTAGTTGCCAACCTTCTACGGCGTCAAACAATTGAGTACAGACTTCACCAAAATTAAACACACAGGAATTACTGAAAGTTTTTGTTGTAGAGCGAGTAATTTTTATGGCACTTTTTGGTAAACCAGAACGGCTAGCTGCATCTGTAATCACTTTATCCGTAATGCTTTTTGGTAGTTCGGAAACATTAGATATATTAATTTTAGGGTCAATCACAATTTGGGAAGATTGACTAACATGATAAGTCCAAGATTGTTGTTTAACTCTGACAATGACCACCCAACCCTGAATAGGTCTGTATTCCTTAGTACAAACTTCCTTAAACTCAAACATACAGCGATTTCCAAAGGTTTTCGGTGTGACTTGAGAAACTTTCAAATCAGCGATTTTCACCCCTGAACGCAGGGAAGCATCCCTTAGCACAGCCGTAGAAATATCTCCGGGTAAAGTATTTTGGGCGATTTGTATCTGTTCAGATCCAGGAATAGCTACAGATGTATTATTATTAGCAACATCCACTCCACAAGCCAGCATACTGCTTAAGACAAGAGTTAAAACAACAGATTGAGATAATTTAGAGTTATTTTTCAGATGCGATAACATAGATGTTTTTTCCAAATCTTTAGATAGATACACATTTATTTACTATTTTCATCATAATTTTGTTCCCGAAATTGGTAATTGATAATTGGCAATATA
It encodes the following:
- the rpmI gene encoding 50S ribosomal protein L35 — protein: MPKLKTRKAAAKRFRATGTGKIVRRKAFKNHLLEHKSADKKRNMSKMVIVDERDADNVRLMLPYL